One Microbacterium sp. No. 7 genomic window carries:
- the rpmA gene encoding 50S ribosomal protein L27 — MAHKKGASSTRNGRDSNAQRLGVKRFGGQTVNAGEILVRQRGTHFHPGANVGRGGDDTLFALAAGAVEFGTKGGRKVVNIVAAAAE; from the coding sequence ATGGCACACAAAAAGGGCGCAAGCTCCACCCGCAACGGTCGTGACTCCAACGCACAGCGACTGGGCGTGAAGCGCTTCGGCGGCCAGACCGTCAACGCCGGCGAGATCCTCGTCCGCCAGCGCGGCACGCACTTCCACCCCGGCGCGAACGTCGGTCGCGGTGGCGACGACACGCTGTTCGCGCTCGCGGCCGGCGCCGTCGAGTTCGGCACGAAGGGCGGCCGCAAGGTCGTCAACATCGTGGCGGCAGCAGCGGAGTAA
- a CDS encoding DUF4031 domain-containing protein, whose product MTILIDDAVWPAHGRLWAHLVSDASLDELHAFARSHDIPPRAFDLDHYDVPADSIDRLVAGGAVHVTGHELVRRLIASGLRVTARERRGR is encoded by the coding sequence GTGACCATTCTGATCGACGACGCCGTCTGGCCCGCGCACGGCCGGCTGTGGGCGCACCTGGTCAGCGATGCGAGCCTCGACGAGCTGCACGCGTTCGCGCGGAGCCACGACATCCCTCCGCGCGCCTTCGATCTCGACCACTACGACGTGCCGGCCGACAGCATCGACCGGCTCGTCGCCGGCGGCGCCGTGCACGTGACCGGCCACGAGCTCGTGCGCCGGCTGATCGCCTCGGGTCTGCGGGTCACGGCGCGCGAGCGCCGAGGCCGCTGA
- the proB gene encoding glutamate 5-kinase — MSVQDRSGIAAARRIVVKVGSSSISGDGAWRIQAIVDALAAAHARGAEVVLVSSGAIATGMPYLELDERPDDLATQQAAAAVGQNVLIYRYQEALRGYSIVAGQVLLTAGDLENATHRSNARRAMERLLGLRILPIVNENDTVATHEIRFGDNDRLAALVARLIGADALVLLSDIACLYTRPPDQPGATPISTVSYGDDLDGFEFGSVVVNSVGTGGAATKVSAARLAAAGGIGVLVTSADLVAEALAGADIGTWFEPGPEAIAVTGAITVTPRA, encoded by the coding sequence GTGAGCGTGCAGGACCGCTCGGGGATCGCCGCCGCCCGGCGCATCGTCGTGAAGGTCGGCTCCTCGTCGATCAGCGGCGACGGCGCGTGGCGCATCCAGGCGATCGTCGACGCCCTCGCCGCCGCCCACGCGCGCGGCGCCGAGGTCGTGCTCGTCTCGTCGGGGGCGATCGCCACCGGCATGCCCTACCTCGAGCTCGACGAGCGCCCCGACGACCTCGCGACGCAGCAGGCCGCCGCCGCGGTCGGTCAGAACGTGCTCATCTACCGGTATCAGGAGGCGCTGCGCGGCTACTCGATCGTCGCGGGGCAGGTGCTGCTCACGGCGGGCGACCTCGAGAACGCGACGCACCGCTCCAACGCGCGCCGCGCGATGGAGCGCCTGCTGGGGCTGCGCATCCTGCCCATCGTCAACGAGAACGACACCGTCGCGACGCACGAGATCCGCTTCGGCGACAACGACCGGCTCGCGGCGCTCGTCGCGCGCCTCATCGGCGCCGACGCGCTCGTGCTGCTCAGCGACATCGCCTGCCTGTACACGCGGCCGCCCGACCAGCCCGGCGCGACCCCGATCTCGACGGTCTCCTACGGCGACGACCTCGACGGCTTCGAGTTCGGCTCGGTCGTCGTCAACAGCGTCGGCACCGGGGGAGCGGCCACGAAGGTGTCGGCCGCGCGGCTCGCCGCCGCCGGCGGCATCGGCGTGCTCGTGACGAGCGCCGACCTCGTGGCCGAGGCGCTCGCGGGCGCCGACATCGGCACCTGGTTCGAGCCCGGCCCCGAGGCGATCGCCGTCACCGGGGCGATCACCGTCACGCCCCGGGCCTGA
- the rplU gene encoding 50S ribosomal protein L21, which produces MVYAVVRAGGRQEKVEVGTIVVLDRQQAKVGETLELPAVLLVDGDAVTSDAEKLAKVTVTAEVLGEERGPKIVIQKFKNKTGYKKRQGHRQDLTRVKITGIK; this is translated from the coding sequence GTGGTTTACGCAGTTGTGCGCGCCGGCGGCCGGCAGGAGAAGGTCGAGGTCGGCACCATCGTCGTGCTCGACCGCCAGCAGGCCAAGGTCGGCGAGACGCTCGAGCTCCCCGCCGTGCTCCTCGTCGACGGCGACGCCGTGACGAGCGACGCCGAGAAGCTCGCGAAGGTCACCGTGACCGCCGAGGTCCTCGGCGAGGAGCGCGGTCCGAAGATCGTCATCCAGAAGTTCAAGAACAAGACCGGTTACAAGAAGCGCCAGGGCCACCGCCAGGACCTCACGCGCGTCAAGATCACCGGCATCAAGTAA
- the obgE gene encoding GTPase ObgE, with protein sequence MVTFVDRVTLHLRAGKGGNGCVSVRREKFKPLAGPDGGNGGNGGDVVLVADPQVTTLLSYHHSPHRAAGNGGFGMGDNRSGAAGEHLELPVPVGTVVKDVDGEVLVDLVTPGTRFVVAPGGQGGLGNAALASPKRKAPGFALLGTPGWEGDVVLELKTVADVALVGYPSAGKSSLIAAVSAARPKIADYPFTTLHPNLGVVQAGDARFTIADVPGLIEGASEGRGLGLEFLRHVERCTALVHVLDCATLEPGRDPLSDLDVILAELAAYPVPEGQAPLLERPQLVVLNKVDVPEARDLAELVRPDLEARGYRVFEISTVSHEGLRELTFALGDVIERHRKELAAAPVPERIVIRPAGSQRDFEIRVEGGTYGPVYRILGDKPVRWVQQTDFQNDEAVGFLADRLEKLGVEDELYRAGATPGATVVIGPGDGVVFDWQPSMTSAAELMTAPRGTDPRLDPNSRRTTSERRERYHERMDAKAAARAELEAERLAARADDGGDGDGS encoded by the coding sequence ATGGTCACCTTCGTCGATCGCGTGACGCTGCACCTGCGTGCCGGAAAGGGCGGCAACGGCTGCGTCTCGGTGCGACGCGAGAAGTTCAAGCCGCTCGCCGGCCCCGACGGCGGCAACGGCGGCAACGGCGGCGACGTCGTGCTCGTCGCCGACCCGCAGGTGACGACGCTGCTGTCCTACCATCACTCGCCGCACCGCGCGGCCGGCAACGGCGGCTTCGGCATGGGCGACAACCGGTCGGGCGCCGCGGGGGAGCATCTGGAGCTCCCGGTGCCGGTCGGCACGGTCGTGAAGGACGTCGACGGCGAGGTGCTCGTCGATCTCGTGACGCCGGGAACGCGCTTCGTCGTCGCCCCCGGCGGCCAGGGCGGTCTCGGCAACGCCGCGCTCGCCTCGCCCAAGCGCAAGGCGCCCGGGTTCGCGCTGCTCGGCACCCCCGGCTGGGAGGGCGACGTCGTCCTCGAGCTGAAGACCGTCGCCGACGTGGCGCTCGTCGGGTATCCGTCGGCCGGCAAGTCGAGCCTCATCGCCGCGGTCTCGGCCGCGCGACCCAAGATCGCCGACTACCCGTTCACCACGCTGCACCCGAACCTGGGCGTCGTGCAGGCGGGCGACGCGCGGTTCACGATCGCCGACGTCCCGGGCCTCATCGAGGGCGCGAGCGAGGGGCGCGGACTGGGCCTGGAGTTCCTGCGCCACGTCGAGCGGTGCACCGCGCTCGTGCACGTGCTCGACTGCGCGACGCTCGAGCCCGGGCGCGACCCGCTGAGCGACCTCGACGTCATCCTCGCCGAGCTCGCCGCCTATCCTGTTCCCGAGGGGCAGGCGCCCCTGCTGGAGCGCCCTCAGCTCGTCGTGCTCAACAAGGTCGACGTGCCCGAGGCGCGCGACCTCGCCGAGCTCGTGCGTCCCGACCTGGAGGCGCGTGGCTACCGCGTCTTCGAGATCTCCACGGTGAGCCACGAGGGGCTGCGGGAGCTGACCTTCGCGCTGGGCGACGTCATCGAGCGCCACCGCAAGGAGCTGGCCGCCGCTCCCGTGCCCGAGCGCATCGTCATCCGCCCCGCGGGATCGCAGCGCGACTTCGAGATCCGCGTCGAGGGGGGCACGTACGGTCCCGTCTACCGCATCCTGGGCGACAAGCCGGTGCGCTGGGTGCAGCAGACCGACTTCCAGAACGACGAGGCCGTCGGCTTCCTCGCCGACCGGCTGGAGAAGCTCGGCGTCGAGGACGAGCTGTACCGCGCGGGGGCGACGCCCGGCGCGACGGTCGTCATCGGCCCCGGCGACGGCGTCGTGTTCGACTGGCAGCCGTCGATGACCTCGGCGGCCGAGCTCATGACGGCGCCGCGCGGCACCGATCCCCGCCTCGACCCGAACTCGCGTCGCACCACCTCGGAGCGTCGCGAGCGCTATCACGAGCGGATGGATGCCAAGGCCGCTGCCCGCGCGGAGCTGGAGGCCGAGCGGCTCGCCGCCCGCGCCGACGACGGCGGGGACGGAGACGGCTCGTGA
- a CDS encoding DUF4233 domain-containing protein: MSDAQPPRPARPQRPRRARGLVESLTSIVLGTEAVVVFLGGLTVHGLRALPDPIPSWWGIVGGFVLAVALVISAGLTRYRWGIVLGWAWQGVVLLSALLVPAMALVALVFGGMYAYATIKGAAVDQRRADLHSETSSAPPNGD, from the coding sequence ATGAGCGACGCACAGCCGCCGCGGCCCGCACGGCCGCAGCGCCCGCGCCGCGCGCGCGGGCTGGTCGAGTCGCTGACGAGCATCGTGCTCGGCACCGAGGCGGTCGTCGTGTTCCTCGGCGGCCTCACGGTGCACGGGCTGCGCGCCCTGCCCGACCCGATCCCGTCGTGGTGGGGGATCGTCGGGGGGTTCGTGCTCGCGGTCGCGCTCGTGATCTCGGCCGGCCTCACCCGCTACCGCTGGGGCATCGTGCTCGGCTGGGCGTGGCAGGGCGTCGTGCTGCTGAGCGCGCTGCTGGTGCCGGCGATGGCGCTCGTCGCCCTGGTTTTCGGCGGCATGTACGCGTATGCGACGATCAAGGGGGCCGCGGTCGACCAGCGCCGCGCCGACCTGCATTCCGAGACCTCGTCCGCACCCCCGAACGGAGACTGA
- the ndk gene encoding nucleoside-diphosphate kinase — MPTEETLVLVKPDGVARGLTGAILARIEAKGYALVDIRLVEPDRELLERHYAEHEGKPFYEPLLEFMLSGPSVAIRLAGNRVIEGFRSLAGTTDPTTAAPGTIRGDLGRDWGLAVQQNLVHGSDSPESAARELAIWF, encoded by the coding sequence ATGCCCACCGAAGAGACCCTCGTCCTCGTCAAGCCCGATGGCGTCGCGCGGGGCCTGACCGGCGCGATCCTCGCCCGCATCGAGGCGAAGGGGTATGCCCTCGTCGACATCCGGCTCGTCGAGCCCGACCGCGAGCTGCTGGAGAGGCACTACGCCGAGCACGAAGGCAAGCCGTTCTACGAGCCGCTCCTCGAGTTCATGCTCTCGGGCCCGTCGGTCGCCATCCGCCTCGCGGGCAACCGCGTGATCGAGGGCTTCCGCTCGCTCGCCGGCACGACCGACCCCACGACCGCCGCGCCCGGCACGATCCGCGGCGACCTCGGCCGCGACTGGGGCCTCGCCGTGCAGCAGAACCTCGTGCACGGCAGCGACAGCCCCGAGTCCGCCGCCCGCGAGCTCGCGATCTGGTTCTGA
- a CDS encoding Rne/Rng family ribonuclease — translation MAEENNDTAASDQIDAVDAVVADATPAGPAEGDAPVADGGTEQPATVPEEAAAESAPEESAQVEDVVPAGPSEDAAEAAPSEDATAPQPAAPEAAEPEAVEPESVQPEPVQPEPVQPEPTQQGPEAAAETPAEPEPTEPEPATAVSLGLLPAEFVSTVSTRLVFYAPEIAPLPARPGADRVDRGPVRDRDDEATEEQGGGSRRRNRRRGGGQGEEAAPAPQRRRAVEVITEPQRIKGSTRLEAKKQRRRDGREAGRRRAVVTEAEFLARREAVDRVMIVRSKNGRIQIAVLEDNVLVEHYVARSQDASLIGNVYLGRVQNVLPSMEAAFVDIGRGRNAVLYSGEVDWDAVETGNQPRRIELALKSGDRVLVQVTKDPVGHKGARLTSQISLPGRYLVYVPGGAMNGISRKLPDTERARLKKILKEVLPESSGVIVRTAAEGATEEQLTRDVQRLTSQWSHISTVAETGQAPALLHSEPDLLVKIVRDVFNEDFTRMLIQGDDALQTITAYLTGVAPDLLERVERYDGQNDPFDEFRVTEQIEKALDRKVWLPSGGSLVIDRTEAMTVVDVNTGKFVGSGGNLEETVTKNNLEAAEEIVRQLRLRDIGGIIVVDFIDMVLESNRDLVLRRLVECLSRDRTKHQVAEVTSLGLVQMTRKKLGLGLLETFSEPCEVCAGRGVIVHHDPVVKHRPSSNQPSQRRSRGGNTGAGSGTHVIPEGAKNALAQIAASTLHASEEEPVAVEEIVPPAPAERPKKPRKRRTEPAAAPKTEKDLLLDSVLSALPEPKAPGQGRSRRRVTTAALAGTPVAHVETPDQS, via the coding sequence ATGGCAGAAGAGAACAACGACACAGCAGCATCCGATCAGATCGACGCCGTGGACGCCGTCGTGGCGGACGCGACGCCGGCCGGCCCCGCGGAGGGCGACGCGCCCGTCGCGGACGGCGGGACGGAACAGCCGGCGACCGTCCCCGAGGAGGCGGCGGCGGAGTCCGCGCCGGAGGAGTCCGCGCAGGTCGAGGACGTCGTGCCGGCCGGGCCGTCGGAGGATGCCGCCGAGGCGGCGCCGTCGGAGGATGCCACCGCGCCCCAGCCGGCCGCCCCCGAGGCCGCCGAGCCCGAGGCCGTGGAGCCGGAGAGCGTGCAGCCCGAGCCCGTCCAGCCCGAGCCCGTCCAGCCCGAGCCCACCCAGCAGGGACCGGAGGCGGCGGCGGAGACTCCCGCCGAGCCCGAGCCCACGGAGCCGGAGCCCGCGACGGCCGTGAGTCTCGGCCTGCTGCCCGCCGAGTTCGTCTCGACGGTGTCGACGCGCCTGGTCTTCTACGCGCCCGAGATCGCCCCGTTGCCCGCGCGGCCCGGCGCCGACCGCGTCGATCGCGGGCCCGTGCGCGACCGCGACGACGAGGCGACGGAGGAGCAGGGCGGCGGATCGCGCCGCCGCAACCGGCGCCGCGGCGGCGGCCAGGGCGAGGAGGCGGCGCCAGCGCCGCAGCGCCGCCGGGCCGTCGAGGTCATCACCGAGCCGCAGCGGATCAAGGGCTCGACACGGCTGGAGGCGAAGAAGCAGCGCCGCCGCGACGGCCGCGAGGCCGGTCGCCGCCGCGCCGTGGTGACCGAGGCCGAGTTCCTGGCCCGCCGCGAGGCCGTCGACCGGGTCATGATCGTGCGCTCCAAGAACGGCCGCATCCAGATCGCGGTGCTCGAGGACAACGTGCTCGTCGAGCACTACGTCGCCCGCAGCCAGGACGCCTCGCTCATCGGCAACGTGTACCTCGGCCGCGTGCAGAACGTGCTGCCGAGCATGGAGGCCGCGTTCGTCGACATCGGCCGCGGCCGCAACGCCGTGCTCTACTCGGGCGAGGTCGACTGGGATGCCGTCGAGACCGGCAACCAGCCCCGTCGCATCGAGCTGGCGCTCAAGAGCGGCGACCGGGTGCTCGTGCAGGTCACGAAGGACCCCGTGGGGCACAAGGGCGCGCGCCTGACGAGCCAGATCTCGCTGCCCGGCCGCTACCTCGTCTACGTCCCCGGCGGCGCGATGAACGGCATCTCGCGCAAGCTGCCCGACACCGAGCGGGCACGCCTGAAGAAGATCCTCAAGGAGGTGCTGCCCGAGTCGTCGGGCGTCATCGTGCGCACCGCCGCCGAGGGGGCCACCGAGGAGCAGCTCACGCGCGACGTGCAGCGCCTGACGTCGCAGTGGAGCCACATCAGCACGGTGGCCGAGACCGGCCAGGCGCCCGCGCTGCTGCACTCCGAGCCCGACCTGCTCGTGAAGATCGTCCGCGACGTCTTCAACGAGGACTTCACGCGCATGCTCATCCAGGGTGACGACGCGCTGCAGACCATCACGGCCTACCTCACGGGCGTGGCCCCCGACCTGCTCGAGCGCGTCGAGCGCTATGACGGCCAGAACGACCCGTTCGACGAGTTCCGCGTCACGGAGCAGATCGAGAAGGCGCTCGACCGCAAGGTGTGGCTGCCCTCGGGCGGCTCGCTCGTCATCGACCGCACCGAGGCGATGACCGTCGTCGACGTCAACACGGGCAAGTTCGTCGGATCGGGCGGCAACCTCGAGGAGACCGTCACGAAGAACAACCTCGAGGCGGCCGAGGAGATCGTGCGCCAGCTGCGGCTGCGCGACATCGGCGGCATCATCGTCGTCGACTTCATCGACATGGTGCTCGAGTCGAACCGCGACCTCGTGCTGCGCCGCCTCGTCGAGTGCCTCAGCCGCGACCGCACGAAGCACCAGGTCGCGGAGGTCACCTCGCTCGGCCTCGTGCAGATGACCCGCAAGAAGCTCGGCCTGGGCCTGCTGGAGACCTTCAGCGAGCCGTGCGAGGTGTGCGCCGGCCGCGGGGTGATCGTGCACCACGACCCGGTCGTCAAGCACCGCCCGTCGAGCAACCAGCCCAGCCAGCGCCGTTCGCGCGGCGGCAACACGGGCGCCGGCTCGGGGACGCACGTCATCCCGGAGGGTGCGAAGAACGCGCTCGCGCAGATCGCCGCCTCCACGCTGCACGCGTCGGAGGAGGAGCCGGTCGCGGTCGAGGAGATCGTTCCGCCCGCGCCGGCCGAGCGGCCCAAGAAGCCCCGCAAGCGCCGGACCGAGCCCGCGGCCGCGCCGAAGACCGAGAAGGACCTTCTGCTCGACTCCGTGCTCAGCGCGCTGCCCGAGCCGAAGGCGCCCGGCCAGGGCCGCTCACGGCGTCGCGTCACCACGGCGGCGCTCGCCGGCACGCCGGTCGCGCACGTCGAGACGCCCGACCAGTCCTGA
- a CDS encoding vitamin K epoxide reductase family protein, translating into MPTAPTHTRPTGLAVWLIVAGVIGWWAAFQLTVEKFHAYENPGEGAACDFSILVQCSANLSSWQGSVFGFPNPILGLTGWIAPIVVGAAVLAGARFSRWFWLAFWAGMAFAFGFVVWLIGQSIYSLGTLCPWCMVTWSVTIPSFYAVTVHLLRSGVVPLGDGARAVAGRLMPWVPLMAIVSYAIVLLLAQLELNAIPLIIRDLF; encoded by the coding sequence ATGCCGACTGCGCCGACCCACACCCGTCCCACCGGCCTCGCCGTCTGGCTCATCGTCGCCGGCGTCATCGGCTGGTGGGCGGCCTTCCAGCTCACCGTGGAGAAGTTCCACGCCTACGAGAACCCGGGCGAGGGCGCGGCGTGCGACTTCAGCATCCTCGTGCAGTGCTCGGCGAACCTGAGCTCCTGGCAGGGCTCGGTCTTCGGCTTCCCGAACCCGATCCTCGGGCTCACGGGCTGGATCGCGCCGATCGTCGTGGGGGCCGCGGTGCTCGCGGGCGCCCGGTTCTCCCGGTGGTTCTGGCTGGCGTTCTGGGCCGGCATGGCCTTCGCGTTCGGCTTCGTCGTCTGGCTCATCGGCCAGAGCATCTACTCGCTCGGCACGCTGTGCCCGTGGTGCATGGTGACCTGGTCGGTGACGATCCCGAGCTTCTACGCCGTGACCGTGCACCTGCTGCGCTCGGGCGTCGTCCCGCTCGGCGACGGGGCGCGCGCCGTCGCCGGCCGCCTCATGCCGTGGGTGCCGCTGATGGCGATCGTGAGCTACGCGATCGTGCTGCTGCTCGCGCAGCTGGAGCTGAACGCGATCCCGCTCATCATCCGCGACCTGTTCTGA